One stretch of Alcaligenes faecalis DNA includes these proteins:
- a CDS encoding mechanosensitive ion channel family protein, whose amino-acid sequence MEQERTFADLLGWQWIEAYLPQDRWVQILAGLAMLTVLVWIVSWLTSSVLSRLVRRLLKVAGKDDWARALVKKRFVRNVGYAVPLLVVSSNLTLLPLAKTLLEIIERVALLGFLVFLIMAIVSLLGAWQEVYANSSKGRTKSIKGYVEVAKIAVWAIGIIVMISIILDQSPVLLLSGLGALSAVLLLVFKDTLLSLVASTQMSTNDMLRIGDWIEMKQAGADGFVIDMALHTVKVQNWDKTVTTIPTYKLFSESYRNWRQMFESGGRRIKRTLSIDASSVRFLTPSEVDSLSRFALLRDYLNEKKEDLERSNQELSRAGMDAVNYRRLTNLGTFRAYCMAYIKRHPEIHQDMIQMVRMMEPTADGIPIEVYCFTNKTAWVDHERIQGDIFDHILAVLPEIGLRLFQSPTGRDLSLGLSLAAESHRPSLPGGAKDPL is encoded by the coding sequence ATGGAGCAAGAACGCACCTTTGCCGATTTGTTGGGATGGCAATGGATCGAAGCGTATTTACCGCAGGATCGCTGGGTACAGATTTTGGCCGGTTTGGCCATGCTGACGGTGCTGGTCTGGATTGTCAGCTGGTTGACCAGTTCCGTACTGTCGCGCCTGGTGCGGCGCTTGCTGAAAGTGGCGGGCAAGGACGATTGGGCGCGTGCCCTGGTCAAGAAGCGCTTTGTGCGCAATGTGGGCTATGCCGTGCCCTTGCTGGTGGTCAGCTCCAATCTGACCTTGCTGCCCCTGGCCAAGACGTTGCTGGAAATCATAGAACGGGTGGCCTTGCTGGGCTTTCTGGTCTTTCTCATCATGGCGATTGTCAGCCTGCTTGGGGCGTGGCAAGAGGTCTACGCCAATTCCAGCAAGGGGCGCACCAAGTCCATCAAGGGCTATGTGGAAGTGGCCAAGATAGCGGTGTGGGCGATTGGCATTATTGTCATGATCTCCATCATTCTGGATCAATCCCCCGTTCTGCTGCTCTCCGGTCTGGGTGCCTTGTCGGCGGTGCTCTTGCTGGTTTTTAAAGACACTTTGCTGTCGCTGGTGGCCAGCACGCAGATGAGTACCAACGATATGTTGCGCATCGGTGACTGGATCGAGATGAAGCAGGCCGGGGCGGACGGTTTTGTCATTGATATGGCGCTGCATACGGTCAAGGTCCAGAACTGGGACAAGACCGTCACCACTATTCCCACTTACAAGCTGTTCTCCGAGAGCTATCGCAACTGGCGTCAGATGTTTGAGTCGGGTGGCCGTCGTATCAAGCGCACCCTGAGCATTGATGCTTCCAGCGTTCGTTTTCTGACTCCGTCTGAAGTGGACAGCCTGTCGCGCTTTGCCTTGCTGCGCGATTATCTGAACGAGAAGAAAGAAGATCTGGAGCGCTCCAACCAGGAGTTGAGCCGTGCGGGCATGGATGCGGTCAATTACCGCCGCCTGACCAATCTGGGTACCTTCCGTGCCTACTGCATGGCCTATATCAAGCGCCACCCTGAAATCCATCAGGACATGATTCAGATGGTGCGCATGATGGAGCCCACGGCAGACGGTATCCCTATCGAGGTGTATTGCTTTACCAATAAAACCGCCTGGGTGGACCATGAGCGCATCCAAGGCGATATTTTTGACCATATTCTGGCTGTGCTGCCTGAAATCGGCTTGCGTCTGTTCCAGTCGCCTACCGGTCGCGACTTGAGCCTGGGCTTGAGTCTGGCGGCAGAAAGTCATCGCCCGTCCTTGCCGGGCGGTGCCAAAGACCCTCTTTAA
- a CDS encoding MFS transporter translates to MSTQADPSRRNAFILSGMQALGGANPALVVALSSLVGQKMASSPDLATLPVGIFNLGLAVGILPAAYLMRRLGRQGGYIIGALLGIGAGLLAAAGIYSLSFVMFCVGTLLAGLYASYVQSYRFAAADDASDTFRPKAISWVMAGGLLGAIIATQTIIHTQDIWPEHPFAAAFLAQAALAALVLPFAFGLRLAPGTRNQQEKIPYTGRPLREIASNSYFIIAVVAGVASYVLMNFLMTASPLAMVMHGHSLKESTLGIQWHILAMFGPSFFTGNLIKRFGKIPVTFAGVLLLGLASIVALLGMTVPHFWVSLILLGLGWNFGFIGATNMVVDCYRPEERGRVQALNDFIIFTCVALSSFTSGRVLAVYGWYGVNTWTLPISAVVMLALAWLYFKNKRQPYFAT, encoded by the coding sequence ATGTCCACGCAAGCCGATCCAAGCCGTCGCAACGCCTTTATTCTTTCTGGAATGCAAGCACTGGGCGGGGCCAATCCGGCATTGGTGGTAGCGCTTAGCAGTCTGGTTGGCCAGAAAATGGCCAGCAGCCCGGACCTGGCAACCTTGCCGGTGGGTATTTTCAACCTGGGTCTGGCTGTAGGCATTTTGCCCGCGGCCTATCTGATGCGCCGCCTGGGACGCCAGGGTGGCTACATCATCGGTGCCTTGCTGGGCATAGGAGCGGGTCTACTGGCCGCCGCCGGGATTTACAGCCTGTCCTTTGTCATGTTCTGTGTGGGCACCCTGCTGGCCGGGCTGTATGCCTCTTATGTCCAAAGCTATCGCTTTGCCGCCGCCGATGATGCCAGTGACACCTTCCGGCCCAAGGCCATTTCCTGGGTCATGGCCGGGGGGCTGCTGGGAGCGATTATCGCCACGCAGACGATTATCCATACGCAGGATATCTGGCCGGAGCACCCTTTTGCCGCCGCCTTCCTGGCACAAGCAGCCCTGGCGGCCCTGGTACTGCCCTTCGCCTTTGGCCTGCGCCTGGCACCAGGCACACGGAATCAGCAAGAGAAAATCCCCTACACCGGACGTCCCCTGCGAGAGATTGCCTCCAATAGCTACTTCATTATTGCGGTCGTAGCCGGGGTCGCTTCTTATGTGCTGATGAACTTTCTGATGACGGCCTCGCCCTTGGCCATGGTCATGCACGGCCATAGCCTGAAAGAATCCACCCTGGGGATTCAGTGGCATATTCTGGCCATGTTCGGCCCAAGCTTTTTTACCGGCAACCTGATCAAGCGCTTTGGCAAAATCCCTGTCACCTTTGCAGGCGTGCTTTTGCTGGGACTGGCCAGCATTGTGGCGTTGCTGGGCATGACGGTGCCTCACTTCTGGGTCAGCCTGATCTTGCTGGGTCTGGGCTGGAACTTTGGTTTTATCGGTGCCACCAATATGGTGGTGGACTGCTACCGCCCCGAAGAGCGTGGCCGTGTACAGGCTTTGAATGACTTCATCATCTTTACCTGTGTGGCCTTGTCCTCCTTCACCTCGGGCCGCGTGCTGGCCGTGTATGGCTGGTACGGCGTCAATACCTGGACGCTACCGATCTCGGCAGTGGTGATGCTGGCGTTGGCCTGGCTGTATTTCAAGAACAAGCGTCAGCCCTACTTCGCCACTTAA
- a CDS encoding chorismate--pyruvate lyase family protein: protein MKFPSSTKKPWHEQVHPSATPAQKYWLHRPGALTGGLRRLGKVHLEVVSEYACRLNPQEAALIRKPPGTLAWIREVSMAVDGIRCVIARSFTPLPASHSVWQGIRRLRSRPLADMLYNDAQIQRSAFLSCRLNRGMSFFRTIERALNPSGEPVPQAQQILSRCSVFWRHGQPLLVAESFMPAFWARGATLV, encoded by the coding sequence ATGAAATTTCCCTCCAGCACAAAAAAACCCTGGCATGAGCAGGTTCACCCCTCTGCCACCCCTGCTCAAAAGTACTGGCTACACCGTCCCGGCGCCCTGACCGGCGGTCTGCGCCGCTTGGGCAAAGTCCATCTGGAAGTCGTCAGCGAATACGCCTGCCGCCTGAACCCGCAAGAAGCCGCTTTGATTCGAAAGCCGCCAGGCACGCTGGCCTGGATACGGGAAGTGTCCATGGCCGTGGACGGAATTCGCTGCGTGATTGCCCGCAGTTTCACCCCCCTGCCCGCTTCGCACAGCGTCTGGCAAGGCATACGGCGGCTGCGCAGCCGTCCGCTGGCCGACATGCTGTATAACGATGCCCAGATACAACGTTCCGCCTTTTTAAGCTGCCGTTTGAATCGCGGCATGAGCTTTTTCCGCACGATCGAGCGCGCCCTGAACCCCAGTGGCGAACCGGTTCCGCAGGCTCAGCAGATTCTGTCGCGCTGCTCCGTCTTCTGGCGGCACGGTCAACCCCTTCTGGTGGCCGAATCCTTTATGCCAGCCTTCTGGGCACGCGGTGCTACACTGGTTTAG
- a CDS encoding aldo/keto reductase: protein MRYEKLGSAPRVSRVGQGSWYVEQADWSQSMAAFQAGLDAGMNHIDTAEMYGDGQAETLIGQALQGRRHEAFLVSKVLPFNASRQGVIRACEASLKRLGTDYLDLYLLHWPGQVPLEETCAAFDQLVQQGKIKQWGVSNFDVPDLEELYGIVGPGEIPCNQVLYHLNERAIEHAVMPWCQEHKVNVVAYSPFGHDDFPEPDSEGGALLAEIASHYQATARQVALAFLLRDPNVFVIPKASRAAHAQQNAAAGDLILLPEHIQALDAQFPRGPKPAYLPMI, encoded by the coding sequence ATGCGATATGAAAAACTAGGGTCGGCACCGCGTGTTTCGCGGGTGGGCCAGGGCAGTTGGTATGTAGAGCAGGCCGATTGGTCGCAAAGCATGGCTGCGTTTCAGGCCGGGCTGGATGCGGGCATGAACCATATCGACACCGCCGAGATGTATGGCGACGGGCAGGCTGAAACCTTGATCGGTCAGGCGCTGCAAGGCCGCCGCCACGAGGCTTTTCTGGTGTCTAAAGTTTTGCCCTTCAATGCCAGCCGTCAGGGTGTGATCCGCGCTTGCGAGGCCAGCTTGAAGCGCTTGGGTACGGATTATCTGGATCTGTATTTATTGCATTGGCCCGGCCAGGTTCCTTTGGAAGAAACCTGCGCGGCCTTTGATCAGCTGGTACAGCAAGGCAAGATCAAGCAATGGGGCGTCAGTAATTTTGATGTGCCGGATCTGGAAGAGCTGTACGGCATCGTGGGTCCGGGCGAGATTCCCTGCAATCAGGTTTTGTATCACCTGAACGAGCGTGCAATTGAACATGCGGTCATGCCCTGGTGTCAGGAGCACAAAGTCAATGTGGTGGCGTACAGCCCCTTCGGTCACGATGATTTCCCTGAGCCGGACTCTGAAGGCGGGGCCTTGTTGGCCGAGATTGCCAGCCACTATCAGGCCACCGCACGCCAAGTGGCTTTGGCCTTTTTGCTGCGTGACCCCAATGTGTTTGTGATTCCCAAGGCATCGCGTGCGGCTCATGCCCAGCAAAACGCGGCCGCTGGGGATCTGATATTGCTGCCTGAGCATATCCAGGCACTGGATGCTCAGTTTCCACGTGGACCCAAGCCCGCTTATTTGCCAATGATTTGA
- the ugpQ gene encoding glycerophosphodiester phosphodiesterase: MNHHWPYPALIAHRGAGKIAPENTLAAIRVGAQNGFRMMEYDVKLSRDAVPVLLHDDELDRTSNGQGIASRLTLAELSALDFGAWHSSAYAGEPMPTLSSIAAFTLANQVHSNIEIKPTTGDEAETGRQVALAAQALWAQASLPPLLSSFSEEALEAAQQAAPTLPRALLIEEEVPADWAERLERLGCMGLNLNDRFVNQALVQAIRQKGYTVAVWTVNDAERVRELLDWGCNGIFTDKVTTIRPDTL; this comes from the coding sequence ATGAATCATCACTGGCCCTACCCCGCTTTGATCGCCCACCGTGGCGCCGGCAAGATTGCCCCGGAGAACACCCTGGCCGCCATTCGGGTCGGTGCCCAGAACGGTTTTCGCATGATGGAGTACGACGTCAAACTGAGCCGTGATGCGGTTCCCGTGCTGCTGCACGATGACGAGCTGGACCGCACGTCCAATGGTCAAGGGATTGCCTCCAGGCTGACCTTGGCCGAGCTGTCCGCTCTGGACTTCGGGGCCTGGCATTCCTCCGCCTACGCTGGGGAGCCCATGCCCACATTAAGTTCGATAGCCGCCTTTACCCTGGCCAATCAGGTTCACAGCAATATCGAAATCAAGCCGACTACCGGCGACGAAGCCGAAACAGGCCGACAGGTCGCCCTGGCCGCCCAGGCCCTGTGGGCACAGGCCAGCTTGCCGCCACTGCTGTCTTCCTTTTCTGAAGAGGCTCTGGAAGCGGCGCAGCAAGCCGCCCCCACCCTGCCCCGCGCCCTGCTGATTGAAGAAGAAGTTCCGGCAGACTGGGCCGAGCGTCTGGAGCGTCTGGGCTGCATGGGTCTGAATTTGAACGACCGCTTCGTCAACCAGGCTTTGGTTCAGGCGATTCGGCAAAAAGGCTATACGGTGGCTGTATGGACCGTGAATGATGCCGAGCGGGTACGCGAACTGCTGGATTGGGGGTGCAATGGCATCTTCACTGATAAAGTCACCACCATTCGCCCCGACACTCTTTAA
- a CDS encoding SurA N-terminal domain-containing protein — MFEIIRKNQRVMQLVLLVLILPSFVLIGVSGYSSYVSGDSDIVKVGDSAITSQEFDRARRMQLDDMQRNNPSGFDLAQADSLDSRRALLESLIDQRVQIEVATAARFNVSDIALRDYIATMPEFQENGSFSPALYSQVLASAGINTRDFEQSQRGQMALQRVLGPVAASSSMLPSVMNKLEIALTEERGVRTRSFLTRDFESKVQISDADLQAWYDANKQSLELPQQVKVEYLLLNEAAASKDLATPTEDQLKQYYEQNKARYVQAGRVNISHILVTLPAGASDAEREAAQSKARELAEKAQANKEGFADLARANSQDEGSAREGGELGWISKGSWPSVLESAVFALRKGDVSGVIEGPNGFHIFKSNEVQPEQGESFEQARSKVQDEVRKQLASERFADMASKLTNLVYDNEDNLEAAANALGLTLKQAEGISRQGLIPASQVEGDLAAAKSPDAAVLDDSRVRQALFNAETLASRKNAGVVEVSPDTLIALRVTDVTAAHVPALDKVRGIAEENLRREKAAALAVQAGEDYLKQLQAGTEPENFSAQFAVSRAEFPEMDEALLNKVLANPVDKLPAYVGDRQPQGYTVVQILSHEPGKSGNPGLDMLTAQLTQAMARTETQAVLQAMRVEEKVQLLPEAEKELTSSGENE; from the coding sequence ATGTTCGAGATTATCCGTAAGAACCAACGCGTCATGCAGCTGGTCCTGTTAGTGCTGATTTTGCCGTCTTTTGTACTGATTGGCGTCAGCGGCTACTCCAGCTACGTTTCTGGCGATAGCGATATTGTCAAAGTTGGCGATAGCGCCATTACATCCCAGGAATTTGATCGTGCGCGCCGCATGCAACTGGACGATATGCAGCGCAACAATCCTTCCGGTTTTGATCTGGCCCAGGCCGACAGCCTGGATAGCCGTCGTGCATTGCTGGAATCCTTGATTGATCAGCGTGTACAAATCGAAGTGGCCACGGCCGCTCGCTTTAACGTCTCCGACATTGCCCTGCGCGACTACATCGCCACTATGCCGGAATTTCAGGAAAACGGTTCTTTCTCGCCCGCCCTTTACAGCCAGGTTCTGGCTTCGGCAGGGATTAATACCCGTGACTTCGAGCAAAGCCAGCGCGGCCAGATGGCTCTGCAACGCGTGCTCGGCCCCGTGGCTGCCAGCTCCTCCATGCTGCCCAGCGTGATGAACAAGCTGGAAATCGCCCTGACCGAAGAGCGCGGTGTGCGCACACGCAGCTTCCTGACCCGCGATTTCGAGTCCAAGGTTCAGATCAGCGATGCCGATCTGCAAGCCTGGTACGACGCCAACAAGCAATCGCTGGAATTGCCTCAGCAAGTCAAAGTGGAATACCTGCTGCTGAATGAAGCGGCGGCTTCCAAAGATCTGGCAACACCTACCGAGGATCAGCTCAAGCAATACTACGAGCAAAACAAGGCTCGTTACGTGCAAGCTGGTCGTGTGAACATCAGCCATATTCTGGTGACACTGCCTGCCGGTGCCTCCGATGCCGAGCGTGAAGCGGCTCAGAGCAAAGCCCGCGAACTGGCTGAAAAAGCTCAGGCCAATAAAGAAGGCTTTGCCGACCTGGCCCGTGCCAACTCCCAGGACGAAGGTAGCGCCCGTGAAGGCGGCGAATTGGGCTGGATCAGCAAGGGCTCCTGGCCCAGCGTGCTGGAAAGCGCCGTGTTTGCCCTGCGTAAAGGCGACGTGTCCGGCGTGATCGAAGGCCCCAACGGTTTCCACATCTTCAAGAGCAACGAAGTTCAGCCCGAGCAAGGCGAGTCCTTTGAGCAAGCCCGTAGCAAGGTGCAGGACGAAGTGCGCAAGCAACTGGCTTCCGAGCGCTTTGCCGATATGGCCAGCAAGCTGACCAATCTGGTTTACGACAACGAAGACAATCTGGAAGCCGCCGCCAACGCTTTGGGCCTGACCCTGAAGCAGGCTGAAGGCATCAGCCGTCAAGGTCTGATTCCAGCTTCGCAAGTTGAAGGTGATCTGGCTGCCGCCAAGAGCCCCGATGCAGCCGTGCTGGATGACAGCCGTGTTCGCCAAGCCTTGTTCAATGCCGAGACCCTGGCTTCGCGCAAGAATGCAGGCGTTGTAGAAGTGTCGCCTGACACTTTGATTGCCCTGCGCGTCACCGACGTGACTGCCGCTCATGTGCCTGCACTGGATAAAGTACGCGGTATTGCCGAGGAAAACCTGCGCCGTGAAAAGGCAGCTGCCCTGGCCGTGCAAGCCGGTGAGGACTACCTGAAACAGCTGCAAGCCGGTACCGAACCTGAAAACTTCTCGGCCCAGTTTGCTGTGAGCCGTGCTGAGTTCCCGGAAATGGACGAAGCCTTGTTGAACAAGGTGCTGGCCAACCCCGTGGACAAGCTGCCTGCCTATGTGGGTGATCGTCAGCCTCAGGGCTACACCGTGGTGCAGATTTTGAGCCACGAGCCCGGCAAGTCCGGCAATCCTGGTCTGGACATGCTGACTGCACAGCTGACGCAAGCCATGGCCCGTACCGAGACCCAGGCTGTTCTGCAAGCCATGCGTGTGGAAGAGAAAGTGCAGCTTCTGCCAGAAGCGGAAAAAGAGTTGACCTCCAGCGGTGAGAATGAATAA
- a CDS encoding P-II family nitrogen regulator, whose protein sequence is MKQITAIIKPFKLDEVREALAELDVNGLTVTEVKGFGRQKGHTELYRGAEYVVDFLPKIRVDIVVAADRCDAIIEAIIKAAHTGKIGDGKIFVTPVEQAIRIRTSESGRDAL, encoded by the coding sequence ATGAAACAAATTACGGCCATCATCAAACCCTTCAAGCTGGATGAAGTTCGCGAAGCCCTGGCAGAGCTGGACGTTAACGGCCTGACCGTGACTGAAGTGAAAGGCTTTGGTCGTCAAAAAGGCCATACCGAGCTGTATCGCGGTGCCGAGTATGTGGTGGATTTTCTGCCCAAGATTCGTGTGGATATCGTGGTGGCGGCTGATCGTTGTGATGCCATTATCGAAGCCATTATCAAAGCGGCCCATACGGGCAAGATTGGTGACGGCAAGATTTTTGTGACGCCGGTCGAGCAGGCTATTCGTATCCGCACTTCGGAAAGCGGCCGCGACGCACTGTAA
- a CDS encoding 23S rRNA (adenine(2030)-N(6))-methyltransferase RlmJ, whose protein sequence is MFSYRHAFHAGNHADVLKHATLLHIFNYYAQKDSAFSIIDTHCGAGIYDLEHDWAQTKGEFYDGLDRVLQQDDYPELVEHYIDAIADLNPDGTARYYPGSPWLALERLRTQDSFHGFELHPSEFEVLSDNVAQLFPQGNRRVRLYPENGFEQLGRLLPPPSRRAIVVMDPSYEAKSDYQQVLNSVKNALKRFAQACIVVWYPIVQRPEVQALQRKLEQLDTPWLHVSLSVRAPAKNGLGLHGSGLFISNPPWTLLKALEQSMPWLTKTLAQDDKASFQLRHSGL, encoded by the coding sequence TTGTTCAGTTACCGTCACGCCTTTCATGCTGGCAATCACGCGGACGTGCTCAAGCACGCCACCTTGCTGCATATCTTTAATTACTACGCTCAGAAAGACAGCGCCTTCAGCATTATTGATACCCACTGTGGTGCCGGTATTTATGATCTGGAGCACGACTGGGCGCAAACCAAGGGCGAGTTCTACGACGGCCTGGACCGGGTCTTGCAGCAAGACGACTACCCGGAGCTGGTGGAACACTATATTGATGCCATTGCCGACCTGAACCCGGACGGAACCGCGCGCTACTACCCCGGTTCCCCCTGGTTGGCGCTGGAGCGCTTGCGCACGCAAGACAGCTTTCACGGCTTTGAACTGCATCCATCCGAATTTGAAGTGCTAAGCGACAACGTGGCGCAACTGTTCCCCCAGGGCAACCGTCGGGTGCGTCTGTATCCGGAAAATGGTTTTGAACAGTTGGGACGCCTGCTACCGCCGCCGTCACGACGCGCCATCGTGGTGATGGACCCCTCTTACGAGGCTAAATCCGACTACCAGCAGGTCTTGAACAGCGTGAAAAACGCCCTCAAGCGCTTTGCTCAGGCCTGTATCGTCGTGTGGTATCCCATTGTGCAGCGGCCCGAAGTGCAGGCCTTGCAACGCAAGCTGGAGCAACTGGATACGCCCTGGCTGCATGTCAGCCTGTCGGTTCGTGCTCCGGCCAAAAATGGGTTGGGATTGCATGGCAGTGGCCTGTTCATCAGCAATCCTCCCTGGACGCTGCTCAAGGCTCTGGAACAAAGCATGCCGTGGTTAACAAAAACGCTGGCCCAGGATGACAAGGCCAGCTTTCAACTTCGTCACTCGGGGCTGTAA
- a CDS encoding pseudouridine synthase, protein MEKERISKLMAQRGMCSRREADAFIERGWVRVDGQIVSELGSKAYPNQKITLEKQARQRQTQRATILLHKPVGYVSGQAEAGYRNAVSLIGAATQYKGGRGGQRFDPAHLRGLAPAGRLDIDSTGLLILTQDGRIARQIIGEDSVIDKEYLVRVTGKLSERGLELLNFGLSLDGKPLLPAQVSWQNDDQLRFILREGKKRQIRRMCELVGLKVVGLKRVRIGDLVLGDLPMGQWRYMKESESLA, encoded by the coding sequence ATGGAAAAAGAACGTATCTCAAAATTAATGGCCCAGCGCGGCATGTGTTCACGCCGTGAGGCGGATGCTTTCATCGAGCGCGGCTGGGTGCGTGTGGACGGTCAAATCGTCTCTGAATTGGGGAGCAAAGCCTACCCCAATCAGAAAATCACACTGGAAAAACAAGCGCGTCAGCGTCAGACCCAACGTGCCACTATTTTGCTGCACAAGCCCGTAGGCTATGTGTCGGGGCAAGCCGAAGCCGGTTATCGCAATGCGGTTTCCCTGATCGGTGCTGCCACACAGTACAAGGGTGGCCGCGGTGGTCAACGCTTTGACCCGGCGCATTTGCGCGGTCTGGCTCCGGCTGGTCGTCTGGATATTGATTCCACCGGCCTTCTGATCCTGACTCAGGATGGTCGTATTGCGCGGCAGATTATTGGCGAAGACTCGGTCATCGACAAGGAATATCTGGTGCGTGTAACCGGCAAGCTGAGCGAGCGCGGTCTGGAACTGCTGAACTTTGGTTTGAGCCTGGACGGTAAGCCCTTGCTGCCAGCCCAAGTGTCCTGGCAGAACGATGACCAGCTGCGTTTTATCCTGCGCGAAGGCAAGAAACGCCAGATTCGCCGCATGTGTGAACTGGTCGGTCTGAAGGTTGTGGGTCTGAAGCGCGTGCGTATTGGCGATCTGGTGCTGGGCGACCTGCCTATGGGCCAGTGGCGCTACATGAAAGAATCCGAGAGCCTGGCCTAA
- the argH gene encoding argininosuccinate lyase has product MSSNTPSSSQDQFANKAMAWSARFSEPVSDLVKRYTASVDFDKRMARFDIQGSLAHASMLAAVGVITEQDKADIERGMSQILDEIAQGQFQWLLDLEDVHLNIEKRLVELIGDAGKRLHTGRSRNDQVATDIRLWLRNEIDIALDLLAQMQRKLAELALAQADTILPGFTHLQVAQPVTFGHHLLAYAEMFQRDAERLQDCRKRVNRLPLGAAALAGTSYPIDREMVAKLLNFDDVCRNSLDAVSDRDFAIEFCAAAALIMTHISRFSEELVLWMSPRVGFIDLADRFCTGSSIMPQKKNPDVPELARGKTGRVNGHLIALLTLMKGQPLAYNKDNQEDKEGLFDSADTIRDTLTIFVDLISGIKVKPEAMRAAALQGFATATDLADYLVKKGLPFRDAHETVALAVRECEQLGCDLADLNLEQLQKFDSRIESDIFGVLTLEGSVASRKHIGGTAPERVRIEAQRILDRIPG; this is encoded by the coding sequence ATGTCATCAAACACCCCCTCCTCTTCCCAAGACCAGTTCGCCAATAAGGCCATGGCCTGGTCGGCTCGCTTTTCCGAGCCCGTCTCTGACCTCGTCAAACGCTACACAGCGTCGGTGGACTTTGACAAGCGCATGGCCCGCTTTGATATTCAGGGTTCCCTGGCCCACGCCAGCATGCTGGCCGCCGTCGGTGTGATCACCGAGCAGGACAAGGCCGACATCGAGCGCGGCATGAGCCAGATTCTGGACGAAATCGCCCAAGGCCAGTTCCAGTGGTTGCTGGACCTGGAAGACGTGCACCTGAACATTGAAAAACGTCTGGTTGAACTGATTGGCGATGCCGGCAAGCGCTTGCACACGGGCCGTTCACGCAATGACCAGGTCGCAACCGATATCCGCCTGTGGCTGCGCAATGAAATCGACATTGCTCTGGACCTGCTGGCCCAGATGCAGCGCAAGCTGGCTGAATTGGCCCTGGCTCAGGCAGACACCATTTTGCCCGGTTTCACCCACCTGCAAGTGGCACAGCCCGTTACTTTTGGCCACCATTTGCTGGCCTACGCCGAAATGTTCCAGCGCGATGCCGAGCGTCTGCAAGACTGCCGCAAACGCGTGAACCGCCTGCCTTTGGGCGCTGCCGCTCTGGCCGGCACCAGCTACCCCATCGACCGTGAAATGGTCGCCAAGCTGCTGAACTTTGACGATGTATGCCGCAACTCGCTGGACGCGGTGTCGGACCGCGACTTCGCCATCGAGTTCTGCGCCGCAGCCGCCCTGATCATGACGCACATCTCCCGCTTCTCCGAGGAGCTGGTGCTGTGGATGAGCCCCCGCGTTGGCTTTATTGATCTGGCGGATCGCTTTTGCACCGGCAGCTCCATCATGCCGCAAAAGAAAAACCCCGACGTTCCCGAGCTGGCCCGTGGCAAGACCGGTCGCGTCAATGGTCACCTGATTGCCCTGCTGACTTTGATGAAAGGCCAACCGCTGGCCTACAACAAGGACAATCAGGAAGACAAGGAAGGTCTGTTCGACTCGGCTGATACCATTCGCGACACCCTGACCATTTTTGTCGACCTGATCTCCGGCATTAAGGTAAAGCCAGAAGCCATGCGTGCTGCTGCGCTGCAAGGCTTTGCGACCGCTACCGATCTGGCTGATTACCTGGTCAAGAAAGGCCTGCCTTTCCGTGACGCCCACGAAACCGTGGCTTTGGCCGTGCGTGAGTGCGAGCAACTGGGTTGCGATCTGGCTGATCTGAACCTGGAACAACTGCAAAAATTCGACAGTCGTATTGAATCGGATATCTTTGGCGTGCTGACCCTGGAAGGCTCTGTTGCTTCGCGCAAACACATTGGTGGCACCGCCCCCGAGCGTGTTCGTATCGAGGCACAGCGTATTCTGGATCGTATTCCAGGCTGA